A window of Bacteroidia bacterium contains these coding sequences:
- a CDS encoding GHKL domain-containing protein, translated as MLVFLWIKVYGQPTHPLYRSFSFGEENQFPQQFSIASDLLGGIWMAGEEGLLYYNGHKFTTIPLPFRAVFVKTDAKGRIFAGCNSDFGTITLSKQKRLEYLSLGEFFTGKQEVSGEISNIVVIGDTVYAYTKSALYAISTDKKAKNRWSFEIETSGSAQFDKSILINHPQKGLCRVAGKKLEPLTNAALTAQKEIATSLNINDYWTLIATNSGNLFVANNQTVKPINEIWKQHNEAINYLQKFGVVDISPLGKNRLVIGTQTGGILYVNRFTGELLQIFNQQNGFLNNNIFAVATDPENGIWVALENGLVRIMENNFLSDVRQIQGTRKNTIEILDIVRHQNNLYVATRDGLFVLAQQTTMINMPVANFQKTNEEAQKGKEKTDTKNKKKKTKDKNKHTKQGDTTKLSKGDFLQIKVKTNVWEFERISGINNSCNKLLSLPEGLFVACDEGLYRISGKTASIVVPKLKGKYIGNIYPFYWPNGLQLIIATGSGLDIVTFQNNTFSYLGEIQEVNEKITTLAKDKNGTIWATPEDKGIYALKFSHLNDIQPKIKYYGKQHKLPTQPIKVISVGKQTIFYTDVRAYQKVEKKDLFVPDTALNQYITKQTSIHVGNNQDAWLLSDQQLFRIIWKESRIYVDTLTDLVSPIYFQTRAINDIFPDTFDNAWIATAKGLFLLRAKKQQVSSNFQVWLTELRSIRDTVLFSGFLVDKDGIAYISKPNLNLGTIPYDFNTLTFYFAASAHNNSLNTWYQHFLEGLEDDWSNWTHDPTAHYSKLPPGSYTLYVRARNLTGEMASTAHYQITVEAPFYLRWYAYLLYIFTGLGLIFGIIYLNNKRLQAENKRLDLIVKERTAEVEGKKVQLQQTNIQLEEQKNQLQEALEQVKSTQEQLVQSEKMAALGVMIASIAHEINSPFGAIKNTIHTLSEQIPELYKLLKVLVETTDTNITQQIFQLVDQINNSQSVTISTREERKLRNTFIEELKQAQIPNPENIAIRLVEMGLRETPAKYVSLLTHHNAESFLATAELLAKLSNSIKRIRMAAEKTQKIVGSLKSYSHQTTVVEEATPFDLAENIDTVLTIYQAELKQGIDVTRNIEPGITLLGWPDELTQVWTNLITNAIHGMKGKGELTISALKNPTHVVVQITDNGAGIEPEVIDKIFQPFFTTKPKGQGSGLGLHITKEIVQKHHGQVWAESKPQKTTFFVELPMYQKES; from the coding sequence GTGCTTGTTTTCCTTTGGATAAAAGTTTATGGGCAGCCAACACATCCGCTATACCGCTCTTTTTCATTCGGAGAAGAGAATCAATTTCCGCAGCAATTTTCAATTGCTTCGGATTTATTGGGTGGAATCTGGATGGCCGGCGAAGAAGGATTACTATACTACAACGGACATAAATTTACGACAATTCCACTGCCATTTCGAGCTGTTTTTGTTAAAACAGATGCGAAGGGACGAATCTTTGCCGGCTGTAACTCAGATTTTGGAACGATTACCCTTTCAAAACAAAAAAGGTTAGAATACCTTTCCTTAGGAGAATTTTTTACGGGAAAACAAGAAGTTAGCGGCGAAATCTCCAACATCGTGGTTATTGGAGATACCGTATATGCCTACACAAAATCTGCCTTATATGCTATTTCTACCGATAAAAAAGCTAAAAACAGGTGGTCTTTTGAAATCGAAACATCCGGAAGTGCCCAGTTTGATAAATCTATTTTAATAAATCACCCCCAAAAAGGTCTCTGCCGCGTTGCCGGCAAAAAGTTAGAGCCATTAACTAACGCGGCACTTACTGCACAAAAAGAAATAGCTACTTCTCTTAATATAAATGATTATTGGACACTTATAGCTACCAATTCAGGAAATTTGTTTGTGGCAAATAATCAAACCGTTAAGCCAATAAATGAGATTTGGAAGCAGCATAATGAAGCCATAAATTATCTGCAAAAGTTTGGGGTGGTTGATATAAGTCCTTTGGGGAAAAATAGACTGGTTATTGGCACCCAAACCGGCGGAATTTTGTATGTTAATCGCTTTACGGGTGAGTTATTGCAGATTTTTAACCAACAAAACGGCTTTCTGAATAACAACATTTTTGCTGTAGCTACAGACCCGGAAAACGGTATTTGGGTGGCTTTAGAAAACGGCCTTGTCCGAATTATGGAAAACAACTTCCTGTCAGACGTTCGCCAAATACAAGGAACACGGAAAAATACAATAGAAATACTGGACATCGTTCGCCATCAAAACAATTTATATGTAGCTACCAGAGATGGCTTGTTTGTGCTGGCACAACAAACAACGATGATCAATATGCCGGTCGCAAATTTTCAAAAGACCAATGAAGAAGCCCAAAAGGGAAAAGAAAAAACAGATACTAAAAATAAAAAGAAAAAAACAAAAGATAAAAATAAACACACAAAACAAGGCGATACCACAAAATTATCCAAAGGAGATTTTTTGCAAATTAAAGTCAAAACAAATGTATGGGAGTTTGAGCGCATTTCGGGAATAAACAATAGTTGCAATAAATTACTGAGTTTACCGGAAGGCTTATTTGTAGCCTGCGATGAAGGTTTATACCGCATTTCCGGCAAAACAGCCTCAATAGTTGTTCCCAAGCTAAAAGGAAAGTATATCGGAAATATTTACCCATTTTACTGGCCAAACGGCTTACAACTGATTATAGCTACCGGAAGCGGATTAGATATAGTTACTTTTCAAAATAACACGTTTAGCTACTTAGGTGAAATTCAGGAAGTTAATGAAAAAATAACAACATTGGCAAAAGATAAAAACGGAACAATCTGGGCTACACCAGAAGACAAAGGAATTTATGCCTTAAAATTTAGCCACTTAAATGATATTCAACCCAAAATAAAATATTATGGAAAGCAGCACAAACTACCCACTCAACCAATCAAAGTAATTAGTGTTGGAAAACAAACCATATTTTATACAGATGTTCGAGCTTACCAAAAAGTAGAAAAAAAAGACTTATTTGTTCCTGACACAGCCTTAAATCAGTACATAACTAAGCAAACTTCGATTCATGTAGGGAACAATCAAGATGCTTGGCTACTTTCAGACCAGCAATTATTTCGAATTATTTGGAAAGAGAGCCGTATCTATGTAGATACATTAACGGATTTAGTATCACCGATTTATTTTCAAACTCGTGCCATTAACGATATATTTCCAGATACTTTTGATAACGCATGGATAGCTACTGCCAAAGGATTATTTTTACTTCGGGCAAAAAAACAACAGGTATCTTCAAACTTTCAAGTATGGCTTACGGAGTTACGTTCTATTCGAGATACGGTACTTTTTTCCGGCTTTTTGGTTGATAAAGACGGAATTGCCTATATTTCTAAGCCCAATCTTAACTTAGGAACAATCCCTTATGATTTTAACACACTAACATTTTACTTTGCTGCATCAGCCCATAACAACAGTTTAAACACTTGGTATCAACATTTTTTGGAGGGCTTAGAAGACGATTGGTCAAACTGGACACATGATCCTACGGCACATTATTCAAAACTTCCGCCCGGTAGCTATACGCTCTATGTACGTGCCCGAAACTTAACCGGAGAAATGGCCTCAACAGCTCATTACCAAATAACGGTTGAAGCACCATTCTACCTGCGGTGGTATGCGTATCTACTATACATATTTACCGGATTAGGACTGATTTTTGGAATTATCTATCTGAATAACAAGCGATTACAAGCAGAAAATAAGCGTCTTGACTTAATTGTAAAAGAAAGAACAGCCGAAGTAGAAGGCAAGAAAGTGCAGTTGCAACAAACAAATATTCAGTTAGAAGAGCAGAAAAACCAACTTCAAGAAGCACTTGAACAGGTAAAATCAACCCAAGAACAGTTAGTTCAGTCAGAGAAAATGGCCGCCTTAGGGGTTATGATAGCCAGCATCGCCCACGAAATTAACTCACCATTTGGAGCTATCAAAAACACTATTCACACCCTGAGCGAGCAAATCCCGGAACTCTACAAACTGCTAAAAGTGTTAGTCGAAACCACAGACACTAACATTACACAGCAAATTTTTCAGTTAGTAGATCAAATCAATAATAGCCAATCTGTTACTATTTCTACTCGCGAAGAAAGAAAATTGCGAAATACTTTTATCGAAGAACTTAAACAAGCACAAATTCCTAATCCTGAAAATATAGCTATTCGATTGGTAGAAATGGGTTTACGAGAAACTCCGGCTAAATACGTCTCGTTATTAACACATCACAATGCGGAATCCTTTTTAGCTACCGCAGAACTCTTAGCAAAGCTTTCTAATAGCATCAAGCGGATACGAATGGCTGCCGAAAAAACACAAAAAATCGTAGGTTCTCTAAAAAGTTACTCGCATCAAACTACGGTTGTAGAAGAAGCCACCCCTTTTGATTTAGCCGAAAATATAGATACAGTATTAACAATTTACCAAGCAGAACTCAAGCAAGGCATTGACGTTACCCGAAATATAGAACCCGGAATCACCTTATTAGGCTGGCCTGACGAACTCACACAAGTCTGGACAAATTTGATTACAAATGCCATACATGGTATGAAAGGAAAAGGAGAGCTAACTATCTCGGCACTCAAAAACCCTACTCACGTAGTCGTGCAGATTACGGATAACGGTGCAGGAATAGAACCGGAAGTCATTGATAAAATATTTCAGCCATTTTTTACCACCAAACCCAAAGGGCAGGGGAGCGGCCTGGGGCTGCATATTACCAAAGAAATAGTCCAAAAACATCATGGACAAGTTTGGGCAGAATCTAAGCCACAAAAAACTACGTTCTTTGTGGAACTACCTATGTATCAAAAAGAATCCTAA
- a CDS encoding NAD(P)/FAD-dependent oxidoreductase: MSSEPVVIVGAGPGGLVCAIKLAQLGVSSIVLEKESFPRDKICGDALSGKVVNVMQKIMPDFVPTFSQQTTQIPCWGIHFFAPNQSSLRVPFKLSYNSQKDTPVGFIAKRIYFDHFLADYARKHPNIQLIENATVQKLNRTQTGIQISLADGRTLQTNLVVGADGAQSQVAKQLAGFQIDAKHFCAGLRVYYTGIQNLEQDNFIELHFLNEVLPGYFWIFPLPNGEANVGLGMRSDVVQKQKINLKKLLQQIITENPTFQKRFQVAKALEPIRGFGLPMASRRRVLSGDNFLLVGDAASLIDPFTGEGVGNAMISGYIAAEKTYAAIQQQKFDSKFLKQYDKAVFQQLDSELKVSTILQKLLNYPALFNFVVRKANNNPALKETIICMFENVDLRSKLKNPLFYLKLLFS, encoded by the coding sequence ATGAGTTCTGAGCCAGTAGTTATCGTTGGGGCTGGGCCGGGCGGTTTAGTTTGTGCCATTAAATTAGCGCAGTTGGGGGTTTCCAGCATTGTCCTTGAAAAAGAATCCTTTCCGCGTGATAAAATATGCGGAGACGCACTCAGCGGAAAAGTGGTCAATGTAATGCAGAAAATCATGCCGGACTTTGTGCCCACCTTTTCTCAACAAACAACTCAAATTCCTTGCTGGGGAATCCACTTTTTTGCACCCAACCAAAGTAGTTTACGGGTTCCATTTAAGCTGTCTTACAATTCCCAAAAAGATACTCCGGTAGGCTTTATTGCTAAACGGATTTACTTTGACCACTTTCTGGCTGATTATGCCCGAAAACACCCTAATATCCAACTGATAGAAAATGCTACTGTCCAAAAACTAAATCGCACCCAAACCGGTATTCAAATATCTTTAGCAGACGGACGCACATTGCAAACAAATCTTGTTGTGGGTGCAGATGGAGCACAATCCCAGGTTGCAAAACAATTAGCTGGTTTTCAAATAGATGCAAAACATTTTTGTGCCGGTTTACGGGTCTATTACACCGGAATACAAAATCTGGAGCAAGATAACTTTATAGAACTGCATTTTTTGAATGAAGTATTACCGGGCTATTTTTGGATATTTCCACTGCCTAACGGGGAGGCAAATGTGGGCTTAGGAATGCGCTCTGATGTAGTTCAAAAACAAAAAATTAACCTAAAAAAACTACTACAGCAGATTATTACTGAAAACCCAACTTTTCAAAAAAGGTTTCAGGTTGCCAAAGCCTTAGAGCCTATTCGGGGGTTTGGATTACCAATGGCTTCCCGAAGAAGAGTATTATCCGGCGATAATTTTTTGTTAGTAGGAGATGCAGCCTCTTTGATAGACCCTTTTACCGGAGAAGGAGTCGGAAATGCCATGATAAGCGGCTATATCGCTGCCGAAAAAACTTACGCCGCTATACAACAGCAAAAATTTGACTCAAAATTCCTGAAACAATACGATAAAGCTGTATTTCAGCAGTTAGATAGCGAGCTGAAAGTCAGTACGATACTACAAAAACTGCTAAATTATCCGGCATTATTTAACTTTGTTGTGCGTAAAGCAAACAACAATCCAGCCCTAAAAGAAACCATTATCTGTATGTTTGAAAACGTAGATTTACGAAGTAAACTTAAAAACCCACTTTTTTATCTCAAACTTTTATTTAGCTAA
- a CDS encoding polymer-forming cytoskeletal protein codes for MGAFFSKNNRSDDSANSPESALSIISPGTVIEGNIFAQGDIRVEGKIIGTLVCKSRLVISSQGVVEGNIDTLKATVAGTINGNLIARELLQVLEAGRITGDVCADKIVTSPGSVINGNLKTGDLAIQAIKNLPQLESSAKKEPTMLNSVKVESVNKMKSYE; via the coding sequence ATGGGTGCTTTCTTTTCCAAAAACAACCGCTCTGATGATTCTGCTAATTCTCCCGAAAGTGCATTAAGTATCATTTCTCCGGGTACTGTTATCGAGGGTAATATCTTTGCGCAAGGAGATATTCGAGTAGAAGGTAAAATAATCGGAACATTAGTTTGTAAATCTCGCTTAGTAATTAGTAGCCAGGGAGTTGTTGAAGGAAATATTGATACTTTAAAAGCAACAGTTGCCGGAACAATTAATGGAAACTTAATAGCCCGTGAATTATTGCAGGTATTAGAAGCCGGAAGAATTACAGGAGACGTTTGTGCCGATAAAATAGTTACCTCTCCGGGTTCCGTAATAAATGGAAACCTAAAAACAGGAGATTTAGCAATACAAGCCATAAAAAACTTACCCCAATTAGAATCTTCTGCCAAAAAAGAACCGACCATGCTAAATTCAGTAAAAGTTGAATCCGTCAATAAAATGAAATCTTACGAGTAG
- a CDS encoding hemolysin family protein encodes MTSALILTLITTILIALFSGVEIAFLNANRLKIELKISQGGIIGRTLNVFYSMPSRFIATILIGNNLALVIYSLNFSDLLLPWLNSLGLHSSPDPFPLFLVQTCLSTLFILIIAEYLPKMLFRYNSEILLEYTAPVMQFFYYILSPFVRLSTGITSFILATIFKKQPTSAVNTLIFSKQDLNAIIQGDSTEKNGKNSTLQLPVDAEIFSKALSFNKIKVREFMVPRTEIVAISIHSTIEELHKSFIEFGVSRMLIFENSIDQIKGYIHSNSLFSNPNSIAEVLQTILLVPESMAASTLFREFKLNRKTIAVVVDEFGGTSGLVTLEDLIEVVFGEIRDEFDETTDEKNTREEKITENAFVFSSRLEIEYLNKKYNLQLPTGDYTTLGGLVFQYFERIPEVSASMTIGNYIITISEAHQNKVELVRLDILENTNGAT; translated from the coding sequence TTTTAACCCTGATTACGACCATTTTAATAGCCTTATTTTCAGGGGTAGAAATAGCCTTCTTGAACGCAAACCGGCTCAAAATAGAGCTTAAAATCAGTCAAGGAGGAATTATTGGCCGAACTTTAAATGTATTTTATTCAATGCCGTCGCGGTTTATTGCCACTATTTTGATTGGAAATAACCTTGCGCTGGTTATTTATTCGCTGAATTTTTCTGATTTGCTGCTACCTTGGCTAAACTCATTAGGCTTACACAGCAGTCCAGATCCATTTCCCTTATTTTTAGTTCAAACTTGCCTATCTACGCTTTTTATCCTAATCATAGCAGAATATCTTCCTAAGATGCTATTTCGCTACAACTCAGAGATTTTATTAGAATATACTGCGCCGGTAATGCAGTTTTTTTACTATATTTTATCTCCATTTGTGCGCCTTTCTACCGGAATCACTTCGTTTATATTAGCCACTATTTTCAAAAAACAGCCAACTTCGGCAGTAAATACATTGATTTTTAGCAAACAAGATTTGAATGCTATTATTCAAGGAGATTCAACTGAAAAAAATGGAAAAAACTCCACTCTGCAACTCCCGGTAGATGCTGAAATATTTTCCAAAGCATTATCTTTCAATAAGATAAAAGTACGTGAATTTATGGTTCCGCGAACAGAAATTGTCGCTATATCTATCCATTCTACGATTGAAGAATTGCACAAAAGTTTTATTGAATTTGGGGTTTCCAGAATGTTAATATTTGAAAACTCGATAGACCAAATAAAAGGTTATATCCATTCTAACTCATTATTTTCTAACCCTAACTCAATCGCAGAGGTACTTCAAACGATACTATTGGTGCCGGAAAGTATGGCTGCCAGCACTTTGTTTCGTGAATTTAAGTTAAATCGAAAAACAATAGCTGTTGTTGTGGACGAATTTGGAGGCACTTCCGGCTTAGTTACCTTAGAAGACCTGATTGAAGTCGTTTTTGGAGAAATTAGAGACGAATTTGATGAAACTACGGATGAAAAAAATACCCGCGAAGAAAAAATCACCGAAAATGCCTTTGTTTTTAGCTCACGACTTGAAATAGAATATCTAAATAAAAAATACAATTTACAACTACCTACTGGGGACTACACTACCTTAGGAGGCTTAGTTTTTCAGTATTTTGAGCGAATACCGGAAGTATCCGCTTCTATGACGATCGGGAATTACATAATCACGATTTCGGAGGCACATCAAAATAAAGTTGAGTTGGTACGCTTAGATATTTTAGAAAATACGAATGGTGCAACTTAA
- the bioA gene encoding adenosylmethionine--8-amino-7-oxononanoate transaminase has protein sequence MALNFSERDKQSLWHPYTHQFNVTGLPVIVSGKGAWLYDEHNNALLDGISSWWVTLFGHCQPEIVSAVFKQSTELEQVIFAGFSHPQAILLAERLIKLAGNSYSKVFFSDNGSTAVEVALKIALQYFQNQGIKNRTKIICLQNGYHGDTFGAMSVSERSIFTWAFRDLLFEVISIPAPLDIKTAKETISELEDMLKKEEIATFIYEPLLQGSSGMQMYPTEPLNFLLEELQKHKVICIADEVFTGFFRTGTFLASHQLEHQPDIICLSKALTGGFLPLGATLVTPAIYEAFHQPEKRKMLFHGHSFTANPLACAAANATISLLQQPNTLTTLKNYCSKQQDFAQDLGKLKNVNQARHLGMVVAAEIENARSDYTSHLAAQISTTFLQKNIILRPLGNTLYLLPPLFITPADHKWLHETCLDVLSNL, from the coding sequence ATGGCCTTAAATTTTTCAGAACGAGATAAACAATCCTTATGGCATCCTTATACACATCAATTTAATGTTACTGGCCTGCCGGTTATTGTTAGCGGCAAAGGTGCGTGGCTCTATGATGAACATAACAACGCATTGTTAGACGGAATCAGTTCATGGTGGGTTACTTTGTTTGGGCATTGCCAACCGGAAATTGTATCCGCAGTATTTAAGCAATCTACTGAATTAGAGCAAGTTATATTTGCTGGATTTTCTCACCCACAGGCAATTCTATTAGCTGAAAGGTTGATTAAACTTGCCGGAAACTCATATTCTAAGGTGTTTTTTTCGGATAATGGATCTACTGCTGTTGAAGTTGCGCTGAAAATTGCCTTGCAATACTTTCAGAATCAAGGGATAAAAAATAGGACTAAAATCATTTGCCTGCAAAATGGCTATCATGGGGATACTTTTGGAGCTATGTCGGTTTCTGAACGCTCTATTTTTACGTGGGCATTTAGAGATTTACTCTTCGAGGTTATCTCGATACCGGCTCCCTTAGATATTAAAACAGCCAAAGAAACTATCTCTGAACTCGAAGATATGCTAAAAAAAGAAGAGATAGCTACGTTTATCTATGAGCCTTTGTTGCAAGGGTCTTCCGGTATGCAGATGTACCCTACTGAGCCACTAAATTTTTTATTAGAGGAGCTTCAGAAACATAAGGTCATTTGCATTGCAGATGAGGTATTTACCGGTTTTTTCAGAACAGGGACGTTTTTGGCAAGCCATCAATTAGAGCATCAGCCGGATATTATTTGCTTATCCAAAGCCTTAACGGGCGGTTTTTTACCATTAGGAGCAACCCTTGTTACGCCGGCTATCTATGAAGCATTTCATCAGCCAGAAAAACGAAAAATGCTTTTTCATGGTCATTCTTTTACCGCAAACCCACTTGCTTGCGCCGCCGCTAATGCAACAATATCATTATTACAGCAACCCAATACCCTTACAACACTAAAAAACTATTGTTCAAAACAACAAGATTTTGCACAAGATTTGGGAAAACTCAAAAATGTAAACCAAGCAAGGCATTTAGGAATGGTTGTAGCAGCAGAAATAGAAAATGCACGTTCAGATTATACCAGCCATTTAGCAGCGCAAATAAGCACTACATTTTTACAGAAAAATATTATTCTGAGGCCATTAGGGAATACACTATATTTATTGCCCCCGCTATTCATCACCCCCGCAGACCATAAATGGCTGCATGAAACCTGCTTGGACGTACTAAGCAACTTGTAG
- a CDS encoding (Fe-S)-binding protein, whose amino-acid sequence MVILGQILFVICLVVAGWFFSKSVKRIRRNILLGKDFVIEGDSGERLQTMLRVAFGQSKILMRIIPGILHLMIYLGFLIINTEMLEIMIDGIFGTHRILSGVLGPVYPILTAIIEFFMLLVLIASIAFWVRRNVIKVPRFTSPELTRWPLLDANIILYVELALITALFIMNTADQSLQKAQAEGYHAVGSFPLSSVLVPLFSGLSVTVLTIIERGAWWVHVVGILIFLNYIPRSKHLHIFLAFPTTYFSKLKPKGQLTNMASVTQEVKLMLDPSLPPPPPPAEPIRFGAKDVFDLNWKQLLEAYSCTECGRCTSSCPANITGKKLSPRKVMMDTRDRLEEVGLNIDQHGKFVEDGKTLLGDYITPEEVWACTTCNACTEACPVNLDPVAIIMELRRFMVMEESKAPEALNAMFTNVENNGAPWAMPAADRFNWASNS is encoded by the coding sequence ATGGTGATTTTAGGGCAAATTTTATTTGTAATCTGCTTAGTTGTAGCCGGCTGGTTTTTTAGCAAAAGTGTTAAGCGAATCCGGCGTAATATTTTGTTAGGCAAAGATTTTGTTATCGAAGGGGATTCCGGAGAGCGTCTGCAAACTATGCTACGGGTGGCTTTTGGCCAATCTAAAATATTGATGAGAATTATTCCGGGCATCTTGCACCTGATGATTTATCTTGGTTTTTTGATAATAAATACAGAAATGCTCGAAATCATGATAGACGGAATCTTTGGCACACACCGGATTTTGTCCGGCGTGTTAGGCCCTGTTTATCCTATCTTAACAGCTATTATTGAGTTTTTTATGCTCTTGGTATTGATTGCCAGTATAGCATTTTGGGTTAGACGTAATGTGATAAAAGTTCCCCGTTTCACAAGTCCGGAACTAACTCGTTGGCCATTGTTAGATGCAAATATCATCTTGTACGTAGAGCTTGCTTTAATCACTGCTTTATTTATCATGAATACAGCAGACCAATCTTTGCAGAAAGCTCAGGCAGAAGGCTATCATGCGGTAGGTAGTTTTCCATTAAGTTCTGTTTTAGTACCTTTATTCTCAGGACTTTCGGTAACGGTTCTAACGATTATTGAGCGTGGTGCGTGGTGGGTTCACGTGGTTGGCATTTTAATATTTTTAAATTATATTCCGAGGTCTAAGCATTTACACATCTTTTTAGCGTTTCCAACGACTTATTTTTCTAAGCTAAAGCCTAAGGGGCAGCTAACCAATATGGCCAGCGTAACCCAAGAAGTAAAGCTCATGTTAGATCCCTCATTACCGCCACCTCCACCACCGGCAGAGCCGATCCGTTTTGGGGCAAAAGATGTTTTTGACTTAAATTGGAAACAGTTATTAGAAGCCTATTCGTGTACTGAATGTGGTAGATGTACCAGTTCTTGCCCGGCAAATATCACAGGAAAAAAACTTTCTCCTCGAAAAGTTATGATGGATACCCGAGATAGGTTAGAGGAGGTCGGTTTGAATATAGACCAGCATGGAAAGTTTGTAGAAGATGGCAAGACACTACTTGGGGACTATATCACGCCGGAGGAAGTGTGGGCGTGCACAACCTGCAATGCTTGCACAGAAGCCTGTCCCGTTAATCTTGACCCAGTTGCTATCATTATGGAGTTACGGCGTTTTATGGTCATGGAAGAATCTAAGGCACCGGAAGCCCTAAATGCGATGTTTACAAACGTAGAAAATAACGGCGCTCCTTGGGCAATGCCGGCAGCAGATAGATTTAATTGGGCATCAAATTCCTGA
- a CDS encoding (Fe-S)-binding protein yields the protein MNVPLMADLAAQGKQPDVLFWVGCAGSFDERAQRITRDFVKILQHIGISFAVLGREESCTGDPAKRAGNEFLFQMQAMANIQVLNSYQIKKIVTACPHGFNTIKNEYPELGGNYEVLHHTQFLQQLINEGRLKVAGGTFKGKKITYHDSCYLGRANGIYEAPREVLATLDADLTEMNRSRGNGLCCGAGGAQMFKEAEKGKREINAERTDDIVNVNPEIVVTNCPFCMTMISDGIKHRDMNDKIKVLDIAEIIAKTIPPESSGT from the coding sequence ATGAATGTACCATTAATGGCAGATTTAGCGGCACAAGGAAAGCAACCTGACGTATTGTTTTGGGTTGGCTGTGCCGGCAGTTTTGACGAGCGTGCCCAACGGATAACCCGAGATTTCGTTAAGATTTTACAGCATATTGGAATCTCGTTTGCAGTACTTGGCCGTGAAGAATCTTGTACCGGAGACCCCGCCAAACGTGCCGGAAACGAATTCCTATTCCAAATGCAAGCTATGGCCAACATCCAAGTACTAAATTCCTATCAAATCAAAAAAATAGTAACCGCTTGCCCGCATGGTTTTAATACAATCAAAAATGAGTATCCAGAATTAGGTGGAAATTATGAAGTATTACACCATACACAGTTTTTACAACAACTAATTAACGAAGGCAGGTTAAAAGTAGCCGGGGGAACTTTCAAAGGGAAAAAGATAACTTATCATGATTCTTGCTATTTAGGGCGTGCCAACGGTATTTATGAAGCACCTCGCGAAGTATTAGCAACCTTAGATGCAGATTTAACAGAAATGAACCGCAGCCGCGGCAACGGCCTATGCTGTGGTGCCGGCGGAGCACAAATGTTTAAAGAAGCTGAAAAAGGAAAGCGAGAAATCAATGCTGAACGTACTGACGACATTGTAAATGTAAACCCAGAAATAGTGGTTACAAACTGCCCTTTTTGTATGACAATGATATCAGACGGTATTAAACACCGAGATATGAACGATAAAATAAAAGTCCTTGATATAGCCGAAATCATCGCAAAGACAATACCTCCAGAATCTTCCGGCACTTAA